Sequence from the Clostridium saccharobutylicum DSM 13864 genome:
TTTAGAGAAGCAACATTTAGAGCGTTAAGACAAGGTTTAGAAAAGGTGGAAAATATACTTTTAGAACCTTATTATAAGTTTACAATAGAAGTCGAACAAGATTTTATTGGAAGAGTATTAAGTGATATTCAAAAAATGGATGGAACTTTTGATGCACCAGAAATTGCAAAAGATAAAATGATAGTAAATGGCCGTGGACCAGTTGCAAGATTTATGGATTATCCTATGGAAGTTATTGCTTTTACTAAAGGTAAAGGACATATAAATTTAATTTATGATGGTTATGATAATTGTCATAATAGTGAAGAAGTAATTCAAAAAAGAGATTATAATAAAAATGCGGATATTGAATATACGTCAAGTTCAATTTTTTGTTCACATGGTCAAGGTTATATAGTAGAGTGGGATGAGGCAGACAAATCAATGCATTGTGAATTAGAATAATTAAAAATATCGTTATGTTAATAAATTATAATATATGATAATTTAACTAAATGTTTAGGCATATTTAATAAAAAACGTTTTTTATAATTTATTTATTTAAATATGCCTATTGATTTAAAGTGAATTCAGCATTACATTTAGAGTTTATATGATGTTTTAATTATTGATAGACGGTTTTTAAGTTTGAATTATAATCAGAAATATCTTTATGATTTTTGTATTTTATAAGAAGCCAAGGTGGATTTGAAGAATTAGCAGAAGCTAATTTTACCAGTGATGAATAAAAATTATTAGCTTCCAATGTTATACCATAGTTTTTGTCATCTTGAATCCAACTGTTCACAATATAAGTTATATTAATTTTAATATATTTTCCGACATCATTTGGAGTTATACTTAGATGCATATGAGAGTCTGTTGGTGGCAGAGTATTCCAAGTAACAGATTTTACATCAAAATCACAAGTATTTTTATAAAGTGAAAGAGTATCATTACTATAGTAGCTAGTATCAGAGTTGATATCCTTTACAAACAAGCATAAATAAGCAGATGAAATTGGATATGGTTGTAAGTTAGACAAATCGAAAGTAATCAAAGATTTGAACATGGTAGAATGTGAGGAAGTTTTATGAACACTTCCAGCAAATAAGTTTTTACAGTCATAAAAGTTTTTATTAGCATTACCGCTATCTACATAATTTGTACCATTACATTTAAATTTAAAAATAGAATCCAATAATAATCAACTCCTTTTATATGTTTAAGCATATGCTACAAAATTAATTCTCTTACTCTAAATATATATGTAGAAACTGATAATATTCATGGAATTTTGGTAAATATTACATATAATTTTACTTATTATTTTTTACAGTCGATAAAAAGAAAAACCTAGGTTAGTTTCATAAAACATACAATTATCTGAAGATAATTATTTGTTTTATCAAACAAACCTAGGTTTTTCATTGTAAAATTTAAAATGTAAACATAGTTTAACTACATTTAGAGCTTAGGTTAATTTAAGATTTAAAAGTGAATATGTAAAAAAATAATGTTAAAGTGGCCTTAATTGTTTTAAAAGTTTCCCCATTGTTGAATATTAATTCACATCTTAGAATCTTAAAAATCTAAAGCTTTATTAGAGTATACCACATTTCTACACTTAAATGTTTTTTAAATTTTAACATTTTATATTTTTTTATTGGTTTAATAGCTAAAATATAAATATTATAAGAGGAAAGTAGTATAAAATATATTGACTTTGAAATATAAATATGTAATAATTACCTTGTTAAGTAAAGGATTACAGTTGAATTAAATAAAGTTAGAATATGTAGTTTGAAGAGTATGAGAGTAGGTAACTACATAAAGCAGCATTCATTTTAATAAGATTAATGTGAGTTGTGCTTTATGTAGTTATTTTTTACAATAATTTATTCATAAAGGACTATATAAACTTATATTAATAAAATGGCAACAATGTAACGTTAACAATAATGATTATTAATTAAAACATTAATTAATATATAATGCAGAAAAAGGGGAGGTATTATTATGTCAATTTTTATGTCAGAATTTCTAGGATCAATGCTACTTATACTTTTAGGTTGTGGAGTATGTGCTAATGTTGCATTGAAAAAATCAAATGG
This genomic interval carries:
- a CDS encoding DNRLRE domain-containing protein; amino-acid sequence: MDSIFKFKCNGTNYVDSGNANKNFYDCKNLFAGSVHKTSSHSTMFKSLITFDLSNLQPYPISSAYLCLFVKDINSDTSYYSNDTLSLYKNTCDFDVKSVTWNTLPPTDSHMHLSITPNDVGKYIKINITYIVNSWIQDDKNYGITLEANNFYSSLVKLASANSSNPPWLLIKYKNHKDISDYNSNLKTVYQ